One window of the Camelus ferus isolate YT-003-E chromosome 12, BCGSAC_Cfer_1.0, whole genome shotgun sequence genome contains the following:
- the B4GALNT1 gene encoding beta-1,4 N-acetylgalactosaminyltransferase 1 isoform X1 — protein sequence MAPRRSHSPRVAGASAAASPEPPRAAPRSEEPGGGPRPLGPETPRTTLEPRSTKPSDPEGGRGQACSGGRRIPLALRLTPGSSSGHLQPHEDPRAGAESLAQPGPKSCGGLRALDRMRLGRRALCVLVVLLACASLGLLYASTREAPGLRAPPALWTPLQGLPRPELPGLVPEPRYAHIPVRIKEQVVGLLSANNCSCESSGGSLHLPFQRQVRGIDLTKAFDPEELRAASASREQEFQAFLSRSQSAADQLLIAPANSPLQYPLQGVEVQPLRSILVPGLSLQAASVQEVYQVNLTASLGTWDVAGEVTGVTLTGEGQPDLTLASPGLDQLNRQLQLVTYSSRSYQANTADTVRFSTEGHEAAFTIRIRHPPNPRLYPPGSLPQGAQYNISALVTIATKTFLRYNRLRALIASIRRFYPTVTVVIADDSDKPESISGPHIEHYLMPFGKGWFAGRNLAVSQVTTKYVLWVDDDFIFTARTRLERLVDVLERTPLDLVGGAVREISGFATTYRQLLSVEPGAPGRGNCLRQRRGFHHELVGFPDCVVTDGVVNFFLARTDKVREVGFDPRFSRVAHLEFFLDGLGSLQVGSCSDVVVDHASKLKLPWTSRDAGAETYARYRYPGSLDESQVAKHRLLFFKHRLQCMTSE from the exons ATGGCGCCCAGGCGCTCGCATTCCCCGCGCGTAGCCGGAGCCTCCGCCGCAGCCAGCCCGGAGCCTCCCCGCGCGGCGCCGCGATCTGAAGAGCCGGGCGGCGGCCCGAGACCTCTGGGCCCG gaaACGCCCAGAACCACCCTAGAGCCGCGATCTACAAAGCCCAGCGATCCCGAAGGCGGGAGGGGTCAGGCGTGCTCCGGAGGCAGGAGGATCCCCCTCGCTCTCAGGCTCACGCCCGGCTCCTCATCAGGCCACCTCCAGCCCCATGAGGACCCCCGGGCCGGGGCTGAGAGCCTGGCGCAGCCTGGACCGAAATCTTGCGGCGGCCTTAGAGCGTTAGACAG GATGCGGCTGGGCCGCCGGGCCCTCTGTGTGCTGGTCGTGCTGCTCGCCTGTGCCTCGCTGGGGCTCCTGTACGCGAGCACCCGGGAAGCGCCGGGCCTCCGGGCACCTCCTGCCCTGTGGACGCCCCTGCAGGGCCTCCCCAGGCCAGAACTGCCAGGTCTTGTCCCCGAGCCCCGCTATGCACACATCCCAGTCAGGATCAAGGAGCAAGTGGTTGG GCTGCTGTCTGCAAACAACTGCAGCTGTGAGTCCAGTGGAGGAAGCCTTCACCTCCCCTTCCAGAGGCAGGTCCGAGGCATTGACCTCACCAAGGCCTTTGACCCTGAGGAGCTGAGGGCTGCCTCTGCCTCAAGGGAGCAGGAATTTCAGGCCTTCCTTTCAAG GAGCCAGTCTGCTGCCGACCAGCTGCTCATAGCCCCTGCTAACTCCCCACTACAGTACCCGCTGCAGGGCGTGGAGGTCCAGCCCCTCAGGAGCATCCTGGTGCCAG gccTGAGCCTGCAGGCCGCTTCAGTTCAAGAGGTATACCAG GTGAACCTGACTGCCTCCTTGGGCACCTGGGACGTGGCAGGGGAAGTGACTGGAGTGACTCTCACTGGAGAGGGGCAGCCAGATCTCACCCTTGCCAGCCCAGGGCTGGACCAACTCAATCGGCAGCTGCAACTGGTCACTTATAGCAGCCGAAGCTACCAGGCAAACACAGCAGACACAG TCCGGTTCTCCACCGAAGGGCATGAAGCTGCCTTCACCATCCGCATAAGACACCCCCCCAACCCTCGGCTGTACCCACCTGGGTCTCTACCCCAGGGAG CCCAGTACAACATCAGCGCTCTGGTCACCATTGCCACTAAGACCTTCCTTCGTTACAATCGGCTACGAGCACTCATCGCCAGCATCCGCCGCTTCTATCCGACGGTCACAGTGGTCATCGCCGACGACAGCGACAAGCCAGAGAGCATTAGCGGCCCCCACATTGAGCACTATCTTATGCCTTTTGGCAAG GGCTGGTTCGCAGGCCGGAACCTGGCTGTATCTCAAGTAACCACCAAGTACGTGCTGTGGGTGGACGACGACTTCATCTTCACGGCGCGGACGCGGCTGGAGAGGCTTGTGGACGTGCTGGAGCGGACACCGTTGGACCTG GTGGGCGGCGCAGTGCGCGAGATCTCCGGCTTCGCCACCACCTACCGGCAGCTGCTGAGCGTGGAGCCGGGCGCTCCAGGCCGCGGGAACTGCCTCCGGCAGAGGCGCGGCTTCCACCACGAGCTCGTCGGCTTCCCAGACTGCGTGGTCACAGACGGCGTGGTCAACTTTTTCCTGGCGCGGACCGACAAGGTGCGCGAGGTCGGCTTCGACCCGCGCTTCAGCCGCGTGGCGCACCTAG aatTCTTCCTGGATGGACTTGGTTCTCTTCAGGTGGGCTCCTGCTCAGACGTCGTTGTGGATCATGCATCCAAGTTGAAGTTGCCTTGGACATCAAGGGATGCTGGGGCAGAGACTTATGCCCGGTACCGTTACCCGGGATCACTAGATGAAAGTCAAGTGGCCAAACACCGCCTGCTCTTCTTCAAACATCGGCTCCAGTGCATGACCTCAGAGTGA
- the B4GALNT1 gene encoding beta-1,4 N-acetylgalactosaminyltransferase 1 isoform X3 yields MRLGRRALCVLVVLLACASLGLLYASTREAPGLRAPPALWTPLQGLPRPELPGLVPEPRYAHIPVRIKEQVVGLLSANNCSCESSGGSLHLPFQRQVRGIDLTKAFDPEELRAASASREQEFQAFLSRSQSAADQLLIAPANSPLQYPLQGVEVQPLRSILVPGLSLQAASVQEVYQVNLTASLGTWDVAGEVTGVTLTGEGQPDLTLASPGLDQLNRQLQLVTYSSRSYQANTADTVRFSTEGHEAAFTIRIRHPPNPRLYPPGSLPQGAQYNISALVTIATKTFLRYNRLRALIASIRRFYPTVTVVIADDSDKPESISGPHIEHYLMPFGKGWFAGRNLAVSQVTTKYVLWVDDDFIFTARTRLERLVDVLERTPLDLVGGAVREISGFATTYRQLLSVEPGAPGRGNCLRQRRGFHHELVGFPDCVVTDGVVNFFLARTDKVREVGFDPRFSRVAHLEFFLDGLGSLQVGSCSDVVVDHASKLKLPWTSRDAGAETYARYRYPGSLDESQVAKHRLLFFKHRLQCMTSE; encoded by the exons ATGCGGCTGGGCCGCCGGGCCCTCTGTGTGCTGGTCGTGCTGCTCGCCTGTGCCTCGCTGGGGCTCCTGTACGCGAGCACCCGGGAAGCGCCGGGCCTCCGGGCACCTCCTGCCCTGTGGACGCCCCTGCAGGGCCTCCCCAGGCCAGAACTGCCAGGTCTTGTCCCCGAGCCCCGCTATGCACACATCCCAGTCAGGATCAAGGAGCAAGTGGTTGG GCTGCTGTCTGCAAACAACTGCAGCTGTGAGTCCAGTGGAGGAAGCCTTCACCTCCCCTTCCAGAGGCAGGTCCGAGGCATTGACCTCACCAAGGCCTTTGACCCTGAGGAGCTGAGGGCTGCCTCTGCCTCAAGGGAGCAGGAATTTCAGGCCTTCCTTTCAAG GAGCCAGTCTGCTGCCGACCAGCTGCTCATAGCCCCTGCTAACTCCCCACTACAGTACCCGCTGCAGGGCGTGGAGGTCCAGCCCCTCAGGAGCATCCTGGTGCCAG gccTGAGCCTGCAGGCCGCTTCAGTTCAAGAGGTATACCAG GTGAACCTGACTGCCTCCTTGGGCACCTGGGACGTGGCAGGGGAAGTGACTGGAGTGACTCTCACTGGAGAGGGGCAGCCAGATCTCACCCTTGCCAGCCCAGGGCTGGACCAACTCAATCGGCAGCTGCAACTGGTCACTTATAGCAGCCGAAGCTACCAGGCAAACACAGCAGACACAG TCCGGTTCTCCACCGAAGGGCATGAAGCTGCCTTCACCATCCGCATAAGACACCCCCCCAACCCTCGGCTGTACCCACCTGGGTCTCTACCCCAGGGAG CCCAGTACAACATCAGCGCTCTGGTCACCATTGCCACTAAGACCTTCCTTCGTTACAATCGGCTACGAGCACTCATCGCCAGCATCCGCCGCTTCTATCCGACGGTCACAGTGGTCATCGCCGACGACAGCGACAAGCCAGAGAGCATTAGCGGCCCCCACATTGAGCACTATCTTATGCCTTTTGGCAAG GGCTGGTTCGCAGGCCGGAACCTGGCTGTATCTCAAGTAACCACCAAGTACGTGCTGTGGGTGGACGACGACTTCATCTTCACGGCGCGGACGCGGCTGGAGAGGCTTGTGGACGTGCTGGAGCGGACACCGTTGGACCTG GTGGGCGGCGCAGTGCGCGAGATCTCCGGCTTCGCCACCACCTACCGGCAGCTGCTGAGCGTGGAGCCGGGCGCTCCAGGCCGCGGGAACTGCCTCCGGCAGAGGCGCGGCTTCCACCACGAGCTCGTCGGCTTCCCAGACTGCGTGGTCACAGACGGCGTGGTCAACTTTTTCCTGGCGCGGACCGACAAGGTGCGCGAGGTCGGCTTCGACCCGCGCTTCAGCCGCGTGGCGCACCTAG aatTCTTCCTGGATGGACTTGGTTCTCTTCAGGTGGGCTCCTGCTCAGACGTCGTTGTGGATCATGCATCCAAGTTGAAGTTGCCTTGGACATCAAGGGATGCTGGGGCAGAGACTTATGCCCGGTACCGTTACCCGGGATCACTAGATGAAAGTCAAGTGGCCAAACACCGCCTGCTCTTCTTCAAACATCGGCTCCAGTGCATGACCTCAGAGTGA
- the B4GALNT1 gene encoding beta-1,4 N-acetylgalactosaminyltransferase 1 isoform X2, producing MLRLRGWGMRGPEEAAGSGTSDVPIKRCSSTYEPPRRNHRIQRSLASRCRASGVRGKRDAGEGDKKGSRETRGPGSEGRGTRGPIRCANPGEHPGGRQEPSLPVFLTPPPYRPLRMRLGRRALCVLVVLLACASLGLLYASTREAPGLRAPPALWTPLQGLPRPELPGLVPEPRYAHIPVRIKEQVVGLLSANNCSCESSGGSLHLPFQRQVRGIDLTKAFDPEELRAASASREQEFQAFLSRSQSAADQLLIAPANSPLQYPLQGVEVQPLRSILVPGLSLQAASVQEVYQVNLTASLGTWDVAGEVTGVTLTGEGQPDLTLASPGLDQLNRQLQLVTYSSRSYQANTADTVRFSTEGHEAAFTIRIRHPPNPRLYPPGSLPQGAQYNISALVTIATKTFLRYNRLRALIASIRRFYPTVTVVIADDSDKPESISGPHIEHYLMPFGKGWFAGRNLAVSQVTTKYVLWVDDDFIFTARTRLERLVDVLERTPLDLVGGAVREISGFATTYRQLLSVEPGAPGRGNCLRQRRGFHHELVGFPDCVVTDGVVNFFLARTDKVREVGFDPRFSRVAHLEFFLDGLGSLQVGSCSDVVVDHASKLKLPWTSRDAGAETYARYRYPGSLDESQVAKHRLLFFKHRLQCMTSE from the exons ATGCTCCGCCTGAGGGGTTGGGGGATGCGCGGGCCAGAGGAGGCGGCGGGCTCGGGGACGTCTGATGTTCCAATAAAGCGATGCTCCTCTACTTACGAGCCACCGCGTCGAAACCACCGCATCCAAAGGTCTCTTGCTTCAAGATGCCGGGCCTCGGGCGTGAGAGGAAAGCGAGACGCGGGAGAGGGCGACAAGAAAGGAAGCCGGGAGACCCGAGGCCCgggaagtgaggggagggggacCAGGGGACCGATTCGCTGTGCAAATCCTGGAGAGCACCCGGGGGGCAGGCAGGAGCCTTCCCTCCCCGTCTTTCTCACTCCCCCACCCTACCGCCCACTCAGGATGCGGCTGGGCCGCCGGGCCCTCTGTGTGCTGGTCGTGCTGCTCGCCTGTGCCTCGCTGGGGCTCCTGTACGCGAGCACCCGGGAAGCGCCGGGCCTCCGGGCACCTCCTGCCCTGTGGACGCCCCTGCAGGGCCTCCCCAGGCCAGAACTGCCAGGTCTTGTCCCCGAGCCCCGCTATGCACACATCCCAGTCAGGATCAAGGAGCAAGTGGTTGG GCTGCTGTCTGCAAACAACTGCAGCTGTGAGTCCAGTGGAGGAAGCCTTCACCTCCCCTTCCAGAGGCAGGTCCGAGGCATTGACCTCACCAAGGCCTTTGACCCTGAGGAGCTGAGGGCTGCCTCTGCCTCAAGGGAGCAGGAATTTCAGGCCTTCCTTTCAAG GAGCCAGTCTGCTGCCGACCAGCTGCTCATAGCCCCTGCTAACTCCCCACTACAGTACCCGCTGCAGGGCGTGGAGGTCCAGCCCCTCAGGAGCATCCTGGTGCCAG gccTGAGCCTGCAGGCCGCTTCAGTTCAAGAGGTATACCAG GTGAACCTGACTGCCTCCTTGGGCACCTGGGACGTGGCAGGGGAAGTGACTGGAGTGACTCTCACTGGAGAGGGGCAGCCAGATCTCACCCTTGCCAGCCCAGGGCTGGACCAACTCAATCGGCAGCTGCAACTGGTCACTTATAGCAGCCGAAGCTACCAGGCAAACACAGCAGACACAG TCCGGTTCTCCACCGAAGGGCATGAAGCTGCCTTCACCATCCGCATAAGACACCCCCCCAACCCTCGGCTGTACCCACCTGGGTCTCTACCCCAGGGAG CCCAGTACAACATCAGCGCTCTGGTCACCATTGCCACTAAGACCTTCCTTCGTTACAATCGGCTACGAGCACTCATCGCCAGCATCCGCCGCTTCTATCCGACGGTCACAGTGGTCATCGCCGACGACAGCGACAAGCCAGAGAGCATTAGCGGCCCCCACATTGAGCACTATCTTATGCCTTTTGGCAAG GGCTGGTTCGCAGGCCGGAACCTGGCTGTATCTCAAGTAACCACCAAGTACGTGCTGTGGGTGGACGACGACTTCATCTTCACGGCGCGGACGCGGCTGGAGAGGCTTGTGGACGTGCTGGAGCGGACACCGTTGGACCTG GTGGGCGGCGCAGTGCGCGAGATCTCCGGCTTCGCCACCACCTACCGGCAGCTGCTGAGCGTGGAGCCGGGCGCTCCAGGCCGCGGGAACTGCCTCCGGCAGAGGCGCGGCTTCCACCACGAGCTCGTCGGCTTCCCAGACTGCGTGGTCACAGACGGCGTGGTCAACTTTTTCCTGGCGCGGACCGACAAGGTGCGCGAGGTCGGCTTCGACCCGCGCTTCAGCCGCGTGGCGCACCTAG aatTCTTCCTGGATGGACTTGGTTCTCTTCAGGTGGGCTCCTGCTCAGACGTCGTTGTGGATCATGCATCCAAGTTGAAGTTGCCTTGGACATCAAGGGATGCTGGGGCAGAGACTTATGCCCGGTACCGTTACCCGGGATCACTAGATGAAAGTCAAGTGGCCAAACACCGCCTGCTCTTCTTCAAACATCGGCTCCAGTGCATGACCTCAGAGTGA